The Methanoregula boonei 6A8 genome has a window encoding:
- the hdrC gene encoding CoB--CoM heterodisulfide reductase subunit C produces the protein MVRTKGYPEALEKKLHDQRYYREDSTADFMKRVEASSRTIAHMCYQCGTCTGSCPSAPRSTYRIRKFMRRAVLGFETEALTDPDLWLCTTCYSCTDRCPRDIAPTDVIMSMRNMAFTHDIIPVNFLKTVTAIYASGHGVPNNDVNRAAREKLGLTRDPPTTHMYPEYMPAIRKILDHYHLKENADRIIKEREG, from the coding sequence ATGGTAAGAACAAAAGGTTACCCGGAAGCGCTGGAGAAGAAACTCCACGATCAGCGCTACTACCGTGAAGACTCGACTGCCGATTTTATGAAGAGGGTTGAGGCTTCATCACGCACTATTGCCCATATGTGCTACCAGTGTGGTACCTGCACCGGCTCGTGCCCGTCAGCACCCCGAAGCACCTACCGGATCCGCAAGTTTATGCGGAGGGCAGTCCTTGGCTTTGAAACCGAGGCGCTCACCGACCCTGATCTCTGGCTCTGCACAACCTGCTACAGCTGCACCGACCGGTGCCCGCGGGATATTGCACCGACCGATGTTATCATGTCCATGAGGAATATGGCATTCACCCACGATATTATACCGGTAAACTTCCTCAAGACAGTAACGGCAATCTATGCCTCCGGCCACGGTGTGCCAAACAACGATGTCAACCGTGCAGCCCGCGAGAAACTCGGCCTGACCCGGGACCCGCCGACCACCCACATGTACCCTGAGTACATGCCCGCAATCCGGAAGATCCTTGACCACTATCATCTCAAGGAAAATGCGGACCGGATCATCAAGGAAAGGGAGGGATAA